The following is a genomic window from Maniola hyperantus chromosome 15, iAphHyp1.2, whole genome shotgun sequence.
ATTACTGGTTGGGAATGCTCTTCCTACAGGGAAAGGCCGgcaagaaattcggcggttgctGATACCTGGTAAAAATAGCACTGCTGAGGTCTAGGGTTGAAGCGTGCTTTCCTAAAAGGTTCTCTAAAATTGCTTAAGTTATTCGTGGTAGGAACAAATTTGTATATAGACAGAGAAATAACGGAAAGAGAGGCTATTCGGGTAACGTTAACATTACATTTTAATGTAGTTAACGGGTagataccacgattaatttatcggtatttcaacccaattggacgagtcgtggtcacgacagGACTGCGGTGCTGAGAgggatgaagttcgagctgttaTGACAGTAGCGAACTActctctttcttgttcttctcgctggaacttcacgagctgtccggcaaaatacactcacaacgtcactattaactttcgatgtcgtacgatgctgtcttggtttgcataataatcctaccactggattccacataaGTACTTGCTATtttaaaaccatcctcacgattgaaattctggtgtttgcgaattACAATCGCTTCGCGCACTAGTCTAGGTATATAGTGGCACATcgaattaatcgtggtatgtacccgttatttacattaaaatatgtcgttgaaccacgaaataagcttaaaatcgttAACGTTAACATGTCTCGTGCACGTCACTAGTCGTCAAAGATGCTATTATTTTACCTCACTTTGATGTTGCTGGGGTATTTTTAGACGTTCTAAGGACTGAAATTACGGCGTACGACTGgatattgtttttctttttacttgaATGGAgataaaatcatttcattttcatttcatttcaattcatTTCAAACGAGTGGTCTGATTTGTTGAATTTGAAATAAACACGACATGGAACTACAATTTGGTTTATATACTTAGTTGACACGATCGaactaaataagtataatacagaggctatttcaaacaaaaccTTTCGCCAACTTAGTTCTCTTTCATTTTTTTCCATCattagatgtccactgctggacataggtctcttgtagggacttgcacatgccacggccttgcgccacTTGCATCCAGTGCAACcaacacacccgcacagccccagcgccaaccaggtgcgggcgagcacgggtgacgtgtgggtatgcggggcgtctcccccacctcataccccaattgccatttcgacctgtcgcggactatacctagttCTACAGATACATCATTGCCTGCAATTGAATTAAACCCGCTCAGCTATTGAATATGCTAACGGTACTAGAATAATGGACGCATTTAAAATCGGGGACGTTTTGATGCCCGATCCACCCCACTCTCCCCTACTTGCATTGCATACTAAGAGCCCCTTACAGCCCTTTTCACCCAAATCGGCTCATTTACATATCGGAATTTTCACATTAgatattgcataggaatatctATTTGAAAACATTAAGTTTTGGTcaagattaataattatttgtctCGCTACATTTAATGGtattgataagtaggtaatattattagtcatcatcgtcaaccgatagacgtccactgctggatataggtattttatagaGAAGCTAGAGCGAAAAGAATAAGAAAGAGGGTAAGTAGTTCGctacagctcgaacttcatctatcgcagcaccgcagtcccgtcgtggccacgacccgtgcaattgggttaaaatatcgacaaataaaaacgccaaattaatcgtggtatgtacccgttatctacattaaaatatctcTTATAGAGTTCCACACCTCACGGTCTCGCGCCGCCTGCACCAGTGACTCCCTGGGACTCGTTTGAGGTCGTCTGTTCACGTAGTGGGAGGTCTTCTACGTTGCGCTTTCTGGCGCAAGATAACCATTCTAGCACATTGGGACttcaacgtctattggttttttgAACTCTGTGGCCTTCCCatcgccacttcagcttcgcaacccgctgagctaagTCAGTTCTCCTACGACGACATTAAAAGAGAGAGCTGCCGGATTCAGGCGGCCGGCGCCCGCAATACtgaggcgtgtggaagtcctctctttaataatcactgagaaataatttatttttgatatatatatagtcaaactagctgatgcccgcaacttcgtccgcgtggaattaggttttttaaaaatcccgtgggcactctttgattttccggaatgaaaagtagcctatttcactctccaggtctttaactgtacccatacagaaaatcacgtcgattcgttactccgttgcgacgtgatttcaggacaaaccaacaaacaaacacactttcgcatttttaataagggtactgatacccAACAGGTAAAGGGCTATTGAatcaagtaaaaaaatattttttatttatttgcaggtTCAGGAAAGCTTAACTTCGACTCGTTTGTCCGAGTAGCAACACACTTTTTGAATGAAGATGATGAAGCGTTACAGAAGGAACTTAAAGAAGCTTTCAGACTTTACGACAAAGAAGGTAAGTTTATTGAGAGAGCCTTTGGTCCTagccaactgcggattggcagacttcacacatcatGCAGGCAGACTCACGACGTTTCCTTTACCGATAAAACAAGTGATACTCATTTAattctttattaaattttttttattaaaaataccgacttccaaaaccactacaaagtaaaaaataacttttgtttctagtttctacacatgtaggtatgtatgttgaagtcgggcgagctacacgctttgatttctagtttcttttatgctcgcccgacttcattcACACgcgtagaaactagaaacagtacctgaaatatcaattcaccagcaaatcTTCCCAAATCCACACAGCTTCGGAGTTCAGTAACGGGCCGAAtggagaaccacctcctttttggaagtcggctaaaaatgaatcgctgaatgtgttgctgatcgcaaaccTCGAGAACAGttctaattataatattccttgaagtaggtacgagggtggttcttacggagagaaaaatttaaagtacctatttattaacaaaaataaagaatcgactgttagtacgaagttcgccgcgtcagctagtattttataattttatagtgttactagctgccccagcgaacttcgtaccgcctaacagtcgattcaaattttttaaatgtttctctccgtaagatGGTTCTtactcgtacttcaaggaataaatattatgaaaaaagaatttgcgaaattggttcagctgtactcgagatttgcgatcagcaacgcattcagcgattcatttttatatatagagaagttcaccaggctatcaccgctgccaaataaaaaaaaatgttctatcaaaaatttaattaaggaAGTACTGACGTGTGTCATCGTTATAATTAGCGGAATCGACAGTTAGGTACACTCTATCTTCTCTACACGACCACACATAAAcgtaatttaaaacaaaatatgcaATATGTTACAAGTTAATTACAAAAAACAATGCGTTACTATCTACTCTTAGAATGCCTttgaacatttaaatatttaaaagagcGCGTTAATTTGAAACAACGTTACTGTAACGTCACTCTCCCAATTTATTAAGTCTTAAATATAGTGAAGTCTACactgtaattataataaattgtattGAACAAAAGAATTTTATACTATTCAACTAAAACTTCgagaattttatattatttcgaGAAAGCGGTTAGCCGTCGAGTCCAACTCGGCTAGGTCGTCGTCCcacctaggtggacagacgacatcaaacgagtcgcagggagccgctggattcaggcggcgcaagatcttGTCCGTACAAGAGATCTATGACTatctgtggacgtctatcattTGATAATGATCGCTTAGCACACACATAActtgaaagttagaggtgcgtgcccgggatcgaacccctgacgtCCCAAATAGAAGGCCAGCGTCTGAGCCACTAGTGGCTAGGCTATTACCGCTTACTTTCTATATATTTGCTAAAATACTCATAGTATACAGGATATAATCAGAACGCtaaaaaaaacttagcgttatagtTATActgcctaaacacaatccaataccaataaccatttgcctcattttgtagttttagtgatttagtatttttcaaacccgcaatgtataacgtgcaaaactcggggcaatgccctgcctacgacgcggcTTTGACTCCGAGTAGCCTACTTACACAACATTcgttaatgttttatttgcaactatcgtaaacttttacaaaattatagcattttttaatatattttttcgttgttttgtggtatcatatcagtaatcatcagtactatcacctgtcttcgtttttggcagcgttctggttacaccctgtatgtaccAACTAAATTGTATTAGCGGGTTTTATTTGCAGCAGAACAGTCGCTTGCTGTTTGCTGAAAAGTAGGTGTGTTAGAGTTTCATTATTTGATTAAATCAGTGCAGCTGCAGAGTCGCAAACAAAAGTTTTTTCATTGTACTGAAACAGACTAGCTTTACAGGCTAGCTTTTTTATTCAGCTTTACAAAGGAAGCgagcatttaattttatttactactagcttatgctcgcgacttcgtccgcgtggactacaaaaaatttaaacccctatttcaccctcttagggattgaattttcaaaaatcctttcttgcagatgcctacgtcataatagctatctacattctacatgccaaatttcagcccgatccgtccagtagttggagccgtgcgttgatagatcagtcagtcagtcagtcggtcaccttttccttttatatattaaagatgAGATGTAAGTCATAAACAGCAgcagcaaaataaataaatattcgcTTCGATACGATCAATTCCTTGGCGCTTCGCCAACTGCTTCCCATCTGATTGAAGTTGCGAAAACAGTAGAATTTATCGCGCAGTACTGACTAACTAACTGTCCCCACTTGGCGCCGCTACCAGATACTATGTGAAAATGCCtaaatattcatttttagggttccgtacgtcaaaaggaaaaacggaatccttataggatcactttgttgtctgtctgtctgtctgtcaagaaacctacagggtacttccctttgacctagaatcatgaaattttgcaggtgacctacctgcaaaatttcatgattctaggtataGACATTatagacattaggggaaaaatctgaaaatcgtgaatttgtggttcatcatgatcaagccatcaccggctcactacagagcacgggtctcctctcagagaagggtttttggccatagtctgccacgctggtcaagtgcggattggcagacttcacacaccttttagaacatgatggagaactctcaggcatgcaggtttccttactgttaaagcaattgatatctaagtacctacctacttaaaacgtacataacttcgaaaagttagacgaTCAAACTCCCGCCCGCGAAAGTAacttacaatttaattttcattcaacataacataaaaataaacttttttaggAAATTTGTTTGTTTCAAAATAGCCTATGAAAAAGCCAAGATGTACAACAGTTctgcatttatattttttttaaaaacctaaaaagcTTTTGACGCGAAATATTTTGAGCTCGTAGTTATTTCAACACGGCAAATATTCGGCGCACGATAGGATTACACTCTCTGCCTGTACCACTGAAATGGAcctatacaagtacgctggaagaggtgtgccatacaaaatgttaGTTATTTTTCATGCTGATTAGAAGCGCCCGGCCCAGTGTAaggggaattaaaattgacactttgtatCAATGAATGACCTTTGGGCTGACACtatgttaacataatattatgtcctatCACTATAATTTAGTTTCGAGTATACATACGCACATGACGCTCGCTGCTATTCTTTtctcattttttaaatgaaaatatcgaGAAAACGAGCAGaagggtcacctgatgtttagTGATTATCTCTGCCTTTTGATCTGCCCTTGGAATAACCATGTCATGTCATGTTGTTTATCAGCGTCAGAATGACAAAAATCAAGtggcttcaaaaacaggtcgacaatcgcaagtccagcgtgTATTAATAGAGATCAGTGGCCTATCACATCTTTATACCTACCTGACGCCGGATTGTTTTGTTTGCAATCACTGGGTACTGACATTTTTATTACGTTCACTTCATATTGCATTCAATGCATAAGTTCAATAAAATATTCTGAGcgtaataatttgaatttactTCGAAAATCTTTAACATACTTTCGTCGTGCCCCAAATATTTGGATGGTTAtatctttaaagtttaaattaactgTGTATAATAATATCGTCGTTGTCGCTAACCGACACGTTATCTGCTAGGCATATGTCTCTACTcttttgtaaggacttccacaccaCAGACCATGGTCGCtcagcgactcgtttgatgccgTCGCGTCTGTCAATCTAGTGAGGGGTCTGCCAATGCTGTGCTTTCCTGTACAAGGTCGCCATTGCAGAATGATGCTGGATGATGatattatctaattactgttgCTAATTATGTGTTTGTTATGATGTCATCTAGAGGTCAAAGCTCTGACGTTGATCTCGACAGGTCAAgaatcaagatggcaatcggggtggggacgccccgcactaacccggtgcgggatacccgagtggatgtgcggggcattcccctcctcataccccaattgccatacctcaacctgtcgcggtaCTATATTATTTAGCGAACTATTTTGAtcgaaattttttaattaattaaattggaACAGTTTAACAAAACTTAATAagttgatattttttataaaagaatcaTTATCAAAAATGACTTTCGAAATTTTCTCAATTCAAGGTATTAATATTAGATTACCGattaaattgatttttaataagtactcAACCTAAGATTCCTTAGCATAACTACTTTtgaaaaatttgtttttaatgtacctaattaGCCTTGGACAAAACTTCACAAAAGCAattactaacaaaataaatatataattttcagGTAATGGCTATATTCCAACATCAAGCCTACGCGAGATCCTGGCTGCGTTGGACGACCAGCTGACGCCAGACCAACTCAATGAGATGATTGCAGAGATTGATACTGATTCCTCTGGCACCGTTGATTTCGATGGTATGTATGTGATGATGGTATGACGCATCAAGCCTATGTGAGATCCTGGCTGCGTTGGACGACCAGCTGACGCCAGACCAACTCAATGAGATGATTGCAGAGATTGATACTGATTCCTCTGGCACCGTTGATTTCGATGGTATGTATGTGATGATGGTATGACGCATCAAGCCTATGTGAGATCCTGGCTGCGTTGGACGACCTATGTGAGATATGTATGttctctcagtactgaagccatttagtagcgacactttagaaatttatttagaaaccttgaagtgtaggtaaaaacactatcataaaaattataaataaagtgtattttttttaaaattttagtaggtaggtactaaggttattttttgtttcttttacaGAGTTTATGGAGATGATGACAGGCGATTAAGATAACTGTACTAAGTCAATAGTCATAATTTATAAGTTATAATCTATTTCAAAATTCATACACAGAAAGGTAACAACCGCGTGTTCTAGTCATCGTacatgataaattaaattaaattctccaattaaattatttatctcaattaacttttattatttcctCTCCTTAAAATCGGCACAATACATTttcgtttttaattaaaaagttccacatttttatttttgactagcttatgctcgcgacttcgtccgcgtggactacacaaatttcaactgactgactgactgatctatcaacacacagctcaaactactggatggatcgggctgaaacttggcatgcaggcATTCGtgaagaaaggttttttgaaaattcaacccctaagggggtgaaataggggtttgaaatttgtgtagtccacgcggacgaagtcgcgagcataagctagttatatataaatagattaCAGACAGATTGAATATTAACTTCGGGCGAGAGTTCAAAACTTAGAATAACTCAAAAGTACGTTTAAtaacttttatattaaaataaatttaatttcttggtataataggggtacctacctattgggtAAGCACGCTATATTGCCATTTACACCctttttagtaaataaaaatagctgaGTACGTATTAAATATGTATAGGTTTACAA
Proteins encoded in this region:
- the LOC117988983 gene encoding troponin C-like; the encoded protein is MTTQITQMDDEQITMLRRAFSMFDSSKQGRIEKEKVRTILNTMVHSYDDNELDQILENEDVDGSGKLNFDSFVRVATHFLNEDDEALQKELKEAFRLYDKEGNGYIPTSSLREILAALDDQLTPDQLNEMIAEIDTDSSGTVDFDGMYVMMV